A genome region from Acidobacteriota bacterium includes the following:
- a CDS encoding RNA polymerase sigma factor RpoD/SigA: MNSTTKDRTLLSRYFSEIRDYPLLTKEQEQDLARNVKQGCKDSLNELIESNLSFVVKVASEYRNLGLPFEDLLNEGNLGLIEAAQRYDDAKGTKFITYAIWWIRKSILKSLSEHSSLVRVPTYQMKKVREIRDTENILRRSLGRKATREEISTSLERSVAKIDQVLQFSLREMSLDDKVGKDRETPISDYLVDDTSHSPEESLIRREANNLVEEAMHHLTQQEKIVLYHRFGMSGGPQLTLKEIGEMMSISRERVRQIECQAKTRLRKLFARTRLVRSPSRRPLPVRSIGRSPHVTH, translated from the coding sequence TTGAATTCTACGACGAAGGATCGGACTCTTCTGTCGCGTTACTTCTCCGAGATCCGCGATTACCCACTTCTCACCAAGGAACAAGAACAGGATCTTGCACGCAATGTGAAGCAGGGCTGCAAGGACTCCTTGAATGAGTTGATCGAGTCCAATCTGAGTTTCGTCGTCAAGGTCGCCAGCGAGTATCGCAACCTCGGCCTCCCGTTCGAAGATCTGCTCAACGAGGGCAACCTCGGTCTGATCGAGGCCGCCCAGCGTTACGACGACGCCAAGGGCACCAAGTTCATCACCTACGCCATCTGGTGGATCCGTAAGTCGATCCTGAAATCCCTCAGCGAGCATTCCAGTCTGGTCCGGGTCCCGACCTACCAGATGAAGAAGGTCCGCGAGATCCGCGACACCGAGAACATCCTTCGCCGCAGCCTGGGTCGGAAGGCGACCCGGGAAGAGATCTCCACGAGTCTGGAGCGCAGCGTCGCGAAGATCGACCAGGTCCTGCAGTTCAGCCTTCGCGAGATGAGCCTGGACGACAAGGTCGGCAAGGACCGTGAGACGCCGATTTCCGATTACCTCGTAGACGACACCTCCCACAGCCCCGAAGAGAGTCTGATCCGTCGCGAGGCCAACAACCTGGTCGAAGAGGCGATGCATCACCTCACGCAGCAGGAGAAGATCGTTCTCTACCATCGATTCGGTATGTCCGGCGGCCCACAGCTCACCCTCAAGGAGATCGGCGAGATGATGAGCATCAGCCGGGAGCGTGTGCGGCAGATCGAGTGTCAGGCGAAAACGCGGCTCCGTAAGCTGTTCGCCCGCACGCGCCTC
- the larC gene encoding nickel pincer cofactor biosynthesis protein LarC: MSAKSDLLFVDGSQGAAGDMLLGALVDLGVSTAGLRRAFKELPVDGWTLRSSSIVRTALAGRRVSIGVKGRQPGRGWRDLRRILKKAGGLSDAVRDRSLDVFRRLLEAEADVHGSSFEKVHLHEAGGVDAILDVVGVCWALEQLGEPTVVCSPLTTGFGSVDCAHGRYPVPAPATLALVRGVPVQAGTLEMERLTPTGAALLTTLTARWESMPAMLPARIGYGAGSASPPGIPNMLRVVLGQSLGQPDDGDSSTPDVLVLECSVDDATPQALAYAAECLFEVGALDVTFTPLTMKKGRPGHGITVLAKVSDYGEMLRVLYRETTTIGVRHRVEQRAVADREMTTVPTPYGKIEVKIATLEGAIINVWPEYESAARAARRHRVPLATVQQAAVTGYRAPGRNKKNRRKR, from the coding sequence ATGAGTGCTAAATCCGATCTTCTGTTCGTGGACGGCTCCCAGGGAGCCGCAGGCGACATGTTGCTGGGAGCCCTGGTCGACCTCGGCGTCTCGACGGCCGGCCTCCGTCGTGCGTTCAAGGAGTTACCCGTCGACGGCTGGACGCTGCGATCGTCTTCGATCGTACGGACCGCCCTTGCGGGACGACGCGTCTCGATCGGCGTCAAGGGTCGCCAACCGGGGCGTGGTTGGCGAGACCTGCGACGCATCCTCAAGAAGGCCGGCGGACTCTCCGATGCTGTCCGCGATCGATCTCTGGATGTCTTTCGTCGACTCCTGGAGGCGGAGGCCGATGTACACGGGAGCAGCTTCGAGAAGGTCCACCTCCATGAAGCCGGCGGTGTTGACGCCATCCTGGATGTGGTCGGCGTCTGCTGGGCCCTGGAACAACTTGGCGAGCCGACCGTCGTCTGCTCTCCGCTGACAACGGGGTTCGGGTCGGTCGACTGCGCTCACGGTCGCTACCCCGTGCCGGCACCAGCGACCCTGGCGTTGGTGCGTGGCGTCCCGGTTCAGGCCGGAACCCTGGAGATGGAACGACTGACGCCGACCGGCGCCGCCCTACTGACGACCTTGACCGCTCGCTGGGAGTCGATGCCTGCCATGCTCCCGGCACGCATCGGCTACGGTGCCGGCTCCGCGTCCCCGCCGGGCATCCCCAACATGCTACGGGTGGTCCTCGGACAGTCCCTGGGCCAACCGGACGACGGCGACTCCTCCACACCCGACGTCCTCGTCCTCGAGTGCTCGGTGGATGACGCAACACCCCAGGCACTGGCCTATGCGGCGGAGTGTCTCTTCGAGGTCGGGGCACTGGATGTCACGTTCACGCCCCTGACGATGAAGAAGGGGCGACCGGGACACGGCATCACCGTCCTGGCGAAGGTGTCGGACTACGGCGAGATGTTACGGGTGCTCTACCGAGAGACGACGACGATCGGCGTCCGTCATCGTGTCGAGCAGAGAGCCGTGGCCGATCGAGAGATGACCACGGTTCCCACACCGTACGGAAAGATCGAAGTCAAGATCGCGACCCTCGAAGGGGCGATCATCAATGTCTGGCCGGAATACGAGTCGGCGGCACGTGCTGCGCGTCGACATCGGGTCCCGCTGGCGACGGTCCAGCAGGCCGCCGTTACCGGGTATCGTGCCCCGGGGCGTAATAAGAAGAACAGGAGAAAACGATGA
- a CDS encoding HNH endonuclease encodes MAQHAGAVLVLNSLYQAVQVTGLRRAFRLFYSGRARAVSQEFVSYDFDDWCDLVPRINDPVIRTPRRRILIPQVIQLVHYDRLPSREVRFTRRNIFYRDRNRCQYCGKVFVQRQLNLDHVIPTSRGGKSCWENVVCACIECNTRKGARTPVEARMKMIRRPRKPAGIPLLRTMWLGPCPEEWRTFLDEAYWNVELADDVVRVQR; translated from the coding sequence GTGGCCCAACACGCCGGTGCAGTTCTCGTGCTCAACTCGTTGTACCAAGCGGTGCAGGTCACAGGGCTGCGTCGCGCGTTTCGCCTGTTCTATTCCGGTCGGGCCCGCGCGGTGTCTCAGGAGTTCGTCAGCTACGATTTCGACGACTGGTGCGATCTGGTTCCACGGATCAACGATCCCGTCATCCGAACGCCCCGCCGTCGGATCCTCATTCCCCAGGTAATCCAGCTCGTGCACTACGATCGACTACCAAGTCGCGAGGTGCGCTTCACTCGACGGAACATCTTCTACCGCGATCGGAATCGTTGTCAGTATTGTGGGAAGGTGTTTGTACAGCGGCAGCTGAATCTCGATCATGTGATCCCGACGTCGCGCGGTGGAAAGTCCTGCTGGGAGAACGTCGTCTGTGCCTGTATCGAGTGCAACACCCGCAAGGGTGCACGCACCCCCGTCGAGGCCAGGATGAAGATGATCCGACGTCCGCGAAAGCCGGCCGGTATCCCTCTGCTCCGAACCATGTGGTTGGGGCCCTGCCCCGAGGAGTGGCGGACGTTCCTCGACGAAGCCTACTGGAACGTCGAACTCGCCGATGACGTTGTCCGCGTTCAGCGCTAG
- the trxA gene encoding thioredoxin, whose amino-acid sequence MSQVVELNDSNFDNEVMQADQPVLVDFSATWCGPCKKLEPIVDELAGDYEGRVKIGKVDVDKAPNTAAKFGVMSVPTLILFQGGQVKDQMVGLHSKQSLSDKVDRVL is encoded by the coding sequence ATGAGTCAGGTCGTCGAACTAAACGACAGCAATTTTGACAACGAGGTCATGCAGGCCGATCAACCGGTTCTGGTCGACTTTTCCGCAACCTGGTGTGGGCCCTGCAAGAAGCTCGAACCCATCGTCGACGAGCTGGCCGGCGACTACGAAGGCCGAGTGAAGATCGGCAAGGTCGATGTCGATAAGGCTCCCAACACCGCCGCCAAGTTTGGCGTGATGTCCGTCCCCACCTTGATCTTGTTCCAGGGTGGCCAGGTCAAGGACCAGATGGTCGGGCTGCACTCCAAGCAATCGCTCTCCGACAAGGTCGATCGGGTCCTCTGA
- a CDS encoding rhomboid family intramembrane serine protease has product MSYYRQGPSRPGGGIQIGLPGVTPMVKAIIVTTVAMYVVDFLFKQFGVYLALNFGIVPYKFVHGFVWQPLTYMLLHGGFTHILFNMLMLWMFGGDLERRWGGPAFLRFYIVSGLGGAFFIVVLAYLIPASSVMIPTIGASGAIFGVMTAYGVIFGERTVLMMMLFPVKARTMVLIMFVITLMSTISQPGDRVSHAAHLGGAIVGFAYLKRIWRVGEFYRELRWKYQRRRFKVMDKQDTDRWTH; this is encoded by the coding sequence ATGAGCTATTACCGACAGGGCCCTTCTCGGCCGGGCGGCGGCATTCAGATCGGGCTTCCCGGTGTCACGCCGATGGTCAAGGCGATCATCGTCACCACCGTGGCCATGTACGTGGTGGATTTCCTCTTCAAGCAGTTCGGGGTCTACCTGGCGCTCAACTTCGGAATCGTTCCCTATAAGTTCGTCCACGGATTTGTCTGGCAGCCCCTGACCTACATGCTGCTCCACGGCGGATTCACCCACATCCTGTTTAACATGTTGATGTTATGGATGTTTGGTGGCGATCTGGAGCGGCGCTGGGGTGGGCCGGCCTTCCTCCGTTTTTACATCGTCTCCGGCCTGGGTGGGGCCTTCTTCATCGTCGTGCTGGCCTATCTGATTCCCGCCAGCTCCGTGATGATTCCTACAATCGGTGCGTCCGGAGCGATTTTTGGTGTCATGACGGCCTACGGGGTGATCTTCGGCGAGCGGACCGTCCTGATGATGATGCTGTTCCCGGTGAAGGCCCGAACGATGGTGCTGATCATGTTCGTCATCACCTTGATGTCGACCATCAGCCAGCCGGGGGACCGGGTCTCCCATGCAGCCCATCTGGGCGGCGCCATTGTCGGCTTCGCCTACCTGAAGCGTATCTGGCGGGTGGGGGAGTTCTACCGAGAGCTGCGTTGGAAGTATCAGCGACGTCGGTTCAAGGTCATGGACAAGCAGGACACCGACCGCTGGACCCACTGA
- a CDS encoding zf-HC2 domain-containing protein, with amino-acid sequence MNCKNFKEWLYHFQQNELSSEREEALLEHADACPPCGLTLEFEATMLATLKKRLQPTATPVGLESRVRGVIENATPGRLSSSWFQRPFVAAVAASLLLAVLVIPSLRDGEWLSFRSVRAVSGTVTVVDPICEKAGRTYEQQRRCKNHAHLNTLVTDDGTEWNISLDDERFRGLLTDTEMRGRRMRVRGNLFGPIRTLQLVEAEVLNPSVNEL; translated from the coding sequence ATGAACTGCAAGAATTTCAAAGAGTGGCTGTACCACTTCCAGCAGAACGAGCTCTCGTCTGAGCGCGAGGAGGCGCTCCTCGAGCACGCCGACGCGTGTCCGCCCTGCGGTCTCACGCTTGAGTTCGAGGCCACGATGTTGGCCACCCTCAAGAAACGATTGCAGCCCACCGCAACACCGGTCGGGCTCGAGTCGCGGGTTCGTGGCGTGATCGAGAACGCGACTCCCGGACGACTCTCGTCGTCGTGGTTCCAGCGTCCGTTCGTGGCCGCCGTTGCAGCGTCGTTATTGCTGGCGGTTCTGGTGATCCCCAGTCTGCGCGACGGTGAGTGGCTCTCGTTCCGCAGCGTGCGTGCGGTGTCGGGCACGGTCACCGTGGTTGATCCGATCTGCGAGAAGGCCGGCAGGACGTACGAGCAGCAGCGTCGGTGCAAGAATCACGCACACCTCAACACTCTCGTGACCGATGACGGAACGGAATGGAACATCAGCCTGGATGACGAACGGTTTCGTGGTCTCCTGACCGACACGGAGATGCGCGGAAGGCGGATGCGTGTCCGGGGCAATCTGTTTGGTCCCATCCGTACGTTGCAGCTGGTCGAGGCCGAGGTCCTCAATCCCTCCGTCAACGAGCTCTAG
- the metG gene encoding methionine--tRNA ligase subunit beta produces MSDEPMVPENTPKAEEPKPDPKISINKFFETELRVARILEAERVENADRLLKLQIDLGTERRQLVAGIAESYTPESLIGRSIIVVANLKPARIRGVDSDGMLLAATVDGRAVLASFDGEIPPGTQVG; encoded by the coding sequence ATGAGCGACGAACCCATGGTTCCCGAGAACACACCGAAAGCCGAAGAGCCCAAGCCGGATCCGAAGATCTCCATCAACAAGTTCTTCGAAACCGAACTGCGGGTTGCTCGAATCCTTGAAGCGGAACGGGTGGAGAATGCCGACCGGTTGTTGAAACTCCAGATCGACCTGGGAACCGAGCGTCGTCAGCTGGTCGCCGGCATCGCCGAGTCCTACACACCCGAGTCGTTGATCGGCAGGTCGATCATCGTGGTCGCCAATCTGAAGCCGGCACGGATCCGCGGTGTCGATAGTGACGGAATGCTGTTGGCCGCGACGGTCGATGGACGTGCGGTCCTTGCGTCGTTCGACGGGGAGATCCCACCGGGGACCCAGGTCGGTTAG
- a CDS encoding sigma-70 family RNA polymerase sigma factor, translated as MEQVTHGRKAEFEEVALPLLNPLFNLALNLTRNPKDAEDLVQETYLRAYRFFDSYQRGTHVKAWLFRILRNTFINRYRAAKVRPDEVELDKLETAYEKVVDKQFLHDRQPASPEAIVMDGVLDGEVEEAIAAIPEEYRTVVLLALVQEMSYKEISHALSIPLGTVMSRLHRGRKLLQAKLFEYAHRKGIIRSTMDVSE; from the coding sequence ATGGAACAGGTGACGCACGGCCGAAAGGCTGAGTTCGAGGAGGTGGCGCTGCCACTTCTCAACCCGCTCTTCAATCTGGCCCTCAATCTGACACGCAACCCGAAGGACGCCGAGGACCTGGTGCAGGAGACCTATCTTCGCGCCTATCGCTTCTTCGACTCCTACCAGCGTGGAACGCACGTCAAGGCCTGGCTGTTTCGGATCCTGCGCAACACGTTCATCAATCGCTATCGCGCGGCGAAGGTTCGACCCGACGAGGTCGAGTTGGACAAGCTGGAGACCGCGTACGAGAAGGTGGTGGACAAACAGTTCCTCCATGACCGTCAGCCGGCCTCGCCGGAAGCGATCGTGATGGATGGGGTTCTGGACGGCGAGGTGGAGGAGGCGATCGCAGCCATCCCCGAGGAATACCGAACCGTCGTCCTGCTGGCTCTGGTTCAGGAGATGTCCTACAAGGAGATCTCCCACGCGTTGTCTATCCCGCTGGGGACGGTCATGAGCCGGCTGCATCGGGGCCGAAAGCTGCTCCAGGCCAAGCTATTTGAATACGCCCATCGGAAGGGAATAATCCGCTCCACCATGGATGTTTCGGAGTGA
- a CDS encoding phosphotransacetylase: MNRLDAILQRATDLTALTGRRIVLPEGEDPRIQAAAEILRERKIVQPIVLSATDLGTVSRDRLTREMDEARSGKDSRPEVHERWLTDPLYVAAAMVRMGEAEGAVAGACHATSDILRAALQILGAGEGVRTVSSFFMIELPAPTAGGQRLLAFADCGLVPSPDAAQLAEIATATARSYRQLTDEQPKVALLSFSTHGSATDPSVTRVREARNLIAEQSPDFLFDGELQLDAAIVPEVAATKANASPLEGQANVLIFPDLNSGNIGYKLAERLGGAQAVGPLVQGLRAPFNDLSRGATVDDIVMAAAIAAVQA; encoded by the coding sequence ATGAATCGTCTCGACGCCATCCTGCAGCGGGCCACCGACCTCACGGCCCTGACGGGCCGACGCATCGTCTTGCCGGAAGGCGAGGATCCACGGATTCAGGCCGCCGCGGAGATTCTCCGAGAAAGGAAGATCGTCCAGCCGATCGTGTTATCGGCGACGGACCTCGGTACGGTCTCCCGCGACCGTTTGACCCGGGAGATGGACGAGGCCCGCAGTGGTAAGGACTCCAGGCCCGAGGTCCACGAGCGCTGGCTGACGGACCCGCTCTACGTTGCGGCTGCGATGGTGCGGATGGGCGAGGCCGAAGGTGCGGTGGCAGGTGCCTGTCATGCGACCTCGGACATTCTTCGCGCGGCGTTGCAGATCCTCGGCGCGGGGGAGGGCGTCCGGACGGTCTCGTCGTTTTTCATGATCGAGCTTCCGGCACCGACGGCCGGCGGTCAGCGGCTGCTGGCATTCGCCGATTGCGGGTTGGTCCCGTCGCCCGATGCGGCGCAGCTTGCGGAGATCGCCACGGCGACGGCCCGCAGTTACCGCCAACTGACCGATGAACAGCCGAAGGTCGCGTTACTGTCGTTCTCGACCCACGGCAGCGCGACGGATCCGTCGGTGACTCGCGTGCGCGAGGCACGAAACCTGATCGCGGAGCAGTCCCCCGATTTCCTCTTCGATGGCGAGTTGCAACTGGACGCCGCCATCGTGCCGGAGGTCGCGGCGACCAAGGCGAATGCGAGTCCCCTGGAGGGACAGGCCAACGTGTTGATCTTCCCGGACCTGAACTCCGGCAACATCGGCTACAAGCTGGCAGAGCGTCTAGGTGGGGCGCAGGCGGTGGGGCCGCTGGTCCAGGGACTGCGGGCACCCTTCAACGATCTTTCCCGCGGCGCGACGGTGGACGACATCGTGATGGCCGCAGCGATTGCTGCGGTTCAGGCCTAA
- a CDS encoding TlpA family protein disulfide reductase: MDVGRFVRGTGLTVLALALLSVGVVFAEDGVSISLPDPVTGKTQEIRHGSAALHVVFFATWCPHCVDELDALSDLHARWQERGYRLVVIAVQDRHDMERLKQFADRENVPGRLVFDEEGVASTRLSADDLPTHIVFDADGKEIHRSTRLSDETVSVLRSLLSDR; the protein is encoded by the coding sequence ATGGATGTAGGTCGCTTCGTTCGAGGTACGGGACTCACCGTTCTCGCGTTGGCGCTGTTGAGCGTAGGCGTCGTGTTCGCCGAAGACGGCGTGTCGATCTCGCTCCCGGATCCCGTCACGGGCAAGACACAGGAGATTCGTCACGGGTCGGCGGCGCTCCACGTGGTGTTCTTCGCAACCTGGTGTCCCCACTGCGTCGACGAGCTCGACGCGCTCTCGGACCTCCATGCCCGGTGGCAGGAGCGCGGCTACCGACTGGTGGTGATCGCCGTGCAGGATCGTCACGACATGGAGCGCCTCAAACAGTTTGCCGATCGCGAGAACGTCCCCGGTCGACTCGTGTTCGATGAAGAGGGCGTCGCCTCAACCCGGCTTTCTGCCGACGACCTGCCGACCCATATCGTCTTCGATGCGGACGGCAAGGAAATCCACCGTTCGACTCGGCTGTCGGACGAGACGGTTTCGGTGTTACGCTCACTACTGTCGGATCGCTAA
- a CDS encoding sigma 54-interacting transcriptional regulator, with protein sequence MDFEDIPTPRTASIGSGLGVWRQLARACVACGEGSIVGDELLAQTVRGCGARRGWLGRRLGERFHPLLSTGDGAPARSLLDRFLRQADPIQLYHGPRSPPGGVVIARVDGHDDLLLALEFQRPSPLSTADLKEAGRAFAALLGWSVASTPGEPLPGATRVPPSIEPWLRKLAACDLPVLVEGETGVGKEAVSRAIHDWSGRRRGPFVAVNCAAIAESLLDGEIFGVCRGAYTGADRNRDGLLVAADGGTLFLDEIGEMSRGLQAKLLRVLQESTFRPVGSSVERRVDVRVVAATHRDLTDDRFRADLFFRLSTLSASVPPLRKRLDELPTIIATLESRIRRETGAGPLRFADDGWGSLVCHSWPGNIRELHGVLVRATLRADGLPLTEALLFPDRPRRDSKKTRAERRLIESSIQKCRGNLAATAREIGWSRQKLYRRMRIVGIGRHPRPPESLQGLLHSPEAETVRFHPPPQLQTTPTGVDVTGGQGGDRRTLEIKGAPELHVEGGVEERQRDPRTIPS encoded by the coding sequence ATGGATTTCGAGGATATCCCGACGCCACGGACGGCGTCAATCGGTTCCGGGCTTGGCGTCTGGCGCCAGCTAGCCCGGGCCTGTGTGGCCTGTGGTGAGGGGTCGATCGTCGGCGACGAGCTTCTCGCACAAACCGTTCGCGGCTGTGGGGCCCGGCGAGGCTGGCTGGGGCGCCGTCTGGGGGAGAGGTTCCATCCCCTACTCTCTACGGGCGACGGGGCTCCCGCTCGTAGCCTGCTGGACCGCTTCCTCCGCCAGGCCGACCCCATCCAGCTGTACCACGGTCCGCGGTCCCCTCCCGGGGGAGTCGTGATCGCGCGTGTCGACGGCCATGACGACCTGCTCCTGGCGCTGGAGTTTCAGCGACCGTCTCCGCTCTCCACGGCCGACCTGAAGGAGGCGGGCCGGGCCTTCGCGGCGCTCCTGGGCTGGAGCGTCGCGTCCACGCCGGGGGAGCCCCTACCCGGGGCGACCAGGGTTCCCCCGTCGATCGAACCGTGGCTCAGGAAGCTCGCCGCCTGCGACCTGCCGGTCCTCGTCGAGGGCGAGACCGGCGTCGGCAAGGAGGCGGTCAGCCGTGCGATCCACGACTGGAGCGGTCGGCGTCGGGGTCCGTTTGTCGCGGTCAACTGCGCAGCGATCGCCGAGAGCCTGCTGGACGGTGAGATCTTCGGCGTCTGTCGCGGTGCGTACACAGGCGCCGACCGCAACCGTGACGGTCTGCTGGTCGCCGCCGACGGCGGAACGTTGTTCCTCGACGAGATCGGCGAGATGTCCCGCGGCCTGCAGGCAAAACTCCTGCGGGTGCTCCAGGAGTCGACCTTCCGTCCGGTGGGTAGCTCGGTCGAGAGACGGGTGGACGTGAGGGTTGTCGCCGCCACCCACCGGGATCTCACCGACGATCGCTTCCGCGCCGACCTGTTCTTTCGGTTGTCGACGCTGAGCGCCAGCGTGCCACCGCTACGCAAGCGGCTCGACGAGTTGCCGACGATCATCGCCACGCTGGAGTCTCGGATCCGTCGAGAGACCGGCGCAGGTCCCCTGCGGTTCGCCGACGATGGTTGGGGAAGTCTCGTCTGCCATTCGTGGCCCGGCAACATCCGCGAACTGCACGGCGTCCTGGTGCGAGCCACCCTTCGCGCCGACGGTCTCCCGCTGACCGAAGCGCTGCTCTTCCCCGATCGCCCACGGCGGGATTCGAAGAAGACCCGGGCCGAACGACGGTTGATCGAGTCTTCCATTCAGAAGTGCCGCGGGAACCTCGCGGCCACCGCACGAGAGATCGGCTGGTCGCGGCAGAAACTATATCGACGGATGAGGATCGTCGGGATCGGTCGCCATCCCCGCCCCCCCGAATCGCTGCAGGGCCTCCTCCATTCTCCTGAGGCGGAGACTGTGCGGTTCCATCCGCCGCCACAACTCCAGACGACCCCGACAGGCGTCGACGTCACCGGCGGCCAGGGCGGCGACCGCCGCACGCTCGAGATAAAGGGTGCCCCCGAGTTGCACGTCGAAGGCGGCGTCGAAGAACGCCAGCGCGACCCGCGGACGATCCCGTCGTAG
- a CDS encoding sulfite exporter TauE/SafE family protein, with protein sequence MAGFLELIESWGYALGETLNAQLKTGSAGSLLVVYAAGVLTSFTPCVYPMIPVTVTFIGGASGGDRRRAFSLSMFYVAGMALIYAALGMAAALLGKTFGKWTQSPWIYASVAILIAVFALAMIGKINIPVPGLAARTQSSGVQRGGFGGALMMGAAAGFVAAPCTAPVLFVLLLYVGQTRNVLWGGTLLLVFAVGLSTLLMLLGIFSGLLAGLPKAGVWMDRVKMLFAVGMLAAAAFFFYKAVRLWM encoded by the coding sequence GTGGCTGGTTTCCTTGAGCTGATCGAGTCGTGGGGTTACGCGCTCGGCGAAACGCTGAACGCGCAACTGAAGACCGGCTCGGCGGGGTCGCTCCTCGTCGTCTACGCGGCCGGGGTCCTGACAAGTTTCACGCCCTGCGTCTACCCGATGATTCCGGTGACCGTGACGTTCATCGGTGGCGCCTCCGGCGGCGATCGCCGACGAGCGTTTTCGTTGTCGATGTTCTACGTCGCCGGCATGGCGTTGATCTACGCCGCGCTGGGAATGGCGGCGGCACTACTCGGCAAGACGTTCGGCAAGTGGACGCAATCGCCGTGGATCTACGCGTCGGTGGCAATCCTGATCGCCGTCTTTGCCCTGGCGATGATCGGCAAGATCAACATCCCCGTGCCGGGCCTGGCGGCGCGCACACAGAGTAGCGGTGTGCAGCGTGGCGGCTTCGGCGGTGCACTGATGATGGGGGCGGCTGCGGGTTTTGTCGCGGCGCCCTGTACGGCACCGGTGCTCTTCGTTCTGCTGCTCTACGTCGGGCAGACCCGCAACGTTCTCTGGGGCGGGACACTGCTCCTGGTCTTCGCCGTCGGACTCAGCACGCTCCTGATGTTGCTGGGCATCTTTTCCGGTCTTCTCGCCGGGCTACCGAAAGCCGGTGTCTGGATGGACCGAGTCAAGATGCTGTTTGCCGTGGGGATGTTGGCCGCGGCGGCCTTCTTCTTCTACAAGGCGGTGCGACTATGGATGTAG
- a CDS encoding D-alanine--D-alanine ligase: protein MSIARRGTPGRVGRVGLLFGGPSNEHEVSLVSARGVAAALRQTSLEWFPLAVTAEGCWLSPQRSMEILESDDRQATSAADDSRLVFAPGSEGDPVRLIDDRGAQSVIELDVVFPLIHGWGGEDGRLQGMLDWCGIRCVGSGLLGSAVGMDKAIARRLFESAGLDVGPWVELRADEIDAEAIRRVTSRLPAPWFVKPACGGSSIGIRKVEHASELDDALRYAASFDDKILVELGLTAREIECAVLGNETPRCADAIGEIHASAAFYDYEAKYESGDSRLDIPADLPVEVASRLRDAAIRAYRVLGLTGYARVDFLVEPDFGHLWVNEVNTLPGFTPISMFPKLWEASGLAYPALIEELVRLAR, encoded by the coding sequence ATGTCGATAGCCAGGCGGGGAACTCCCGGCCGGGTCGGACGCGTCGGGTTGCTGTTCGGTGGGCCCTCCAACGAACATGAGGTCTCCCTCGTCTCGGCTCGAGGTGTCGCCGCGGCTCTCCGGCAGACGTCTCTTGAATGGTTCCCGCTGGCGGTGACTGCGGAGGGGTGCTGGCTCTCTCCACAGCGATCGATGGAGATCCTCGAGAGTGACGATCGACAGGCGACCTCCGCCGCCGACGACTCGCGGCTGGTCTTCGCCCCCGGAAGTGAGGGGGATCCCGTCCGACTCATCGACGACCGCGGCGCGCAGAGCGTCATCGAGTTGGACGTCGTCTTTCCGTTGATCCACGGCTGGGGAGGGGAGGACGGTCGTCTCCAGGGGATGCTGGATTGGTGTGGCATCCGCTGTGTCGGGTCCGGGCTTCTGGGTTCCGCCGTCGGCATGGACAAGGCGATCGCCCGACGGTTGTTCGAGTCCGCCGGGTTGGACGTGGGTCCCTGGGTCGAGCTGCGTGCCGACGAGATCGACGCCGAAGCTATAAGGCGAGTCACGAGCCGTCTACCTGCGCCGTGGTTCGTCAAGCCGGCCTGTGGCGGTTCCTCCATCGGCATCCGCAAGGTCGAGCACGCTTCCGAGTTGGACGACGCCCTTCGTTACGCGGCGTCATTTGACGACAAGATCCTGGTCGAGCTGGGGCTGACCGCACGAGAGATCGAGTGTGCGGTCCTCGGCAACGAGACGCCGCGTTGCGCCGATGCCATCGGCGAGATCCATGCATCGGCCGCCTTCTATGACTACGAGGCCAAGTACGAGAGCGGGGACTCCCGGCTGGATATCCCGGCCGACCTTCCGGTCGAGGTCGCGAGCCGTCTGCGTGACGCCGCCATTCGGGCCTATCGAGTCCTTGGGCTGACGGGGTATGCTCGTGTCGACTTTCTGGTTGAACCCGATTTCGGGCATCTCTGGGTCAACGAGGTGAACACCTTGCCGGGATTCACCCCGATCAGTATGTTTCCCAAACTGTGGGAGGCGTCGGGGTTGGCTTATCCCGCGCTGATCGAAGAGCTCGTACGATTGGCCCGCTGA